The proteins below come from a single Bacteroidales bacterium genomic window:
- a CDS encoding nitroreductase family protein — MNRMRFINVNIVIVLAAIMISCCTKEEKNEVVQNNSSKSTIDVIHERTSIRSYTNQEVSREQLEILVRAGMAAPSAMNKQPWQFVVIDDKELLSAIGEISTSKMAKQAPAAILVCGDLEKAGEGWLQEYWIQDCSAAAENILLAITDLGLGGVWTSIYPAENRMEIITNLFQLPETIIPFCVIPLGYPTQNHEPKNKWNPENVHWNKW; from the coding sequence ATGAATAGAATGAGATTTATTAACGTAAACATCGTTATTGTTTTAGCTGCAATAATGATTTCTTGTTGCACAAAAGAAGAAAAAAATGAAGTTGTTCAAAATAATTCTTCTAAATCAACAATCGATGTAATACACGAACGCACAAGCATTCGCAGTTATACTAATCAAGAAGTTAGCAGAGAACAACTTGAAATTTTAGTTCGTGCAGGTATGGCCGCACCTTCCGCAATGAATAAACAACCTTGGCAATTTGTTGTAATTGACGACAAAGAACTTCTTTCCGCAATAGGTGAAATTTCCACTTCGAAAATGGCAAAACAAGCACCTGCCGCTATTTTAGTTTGCGGCGACTTGGAAAAAGCCGGTGAGGGTTGGCTACAGGAATACTGGATTCAAGATTGTTCGGCAGCAGCGGAAAATATTCTTTTGGCAATAACGGATTTGGGTCTTGGCGGAGTGTGGACGAGTATCTATCCTGCAGAAAACAGAATGGAAATAATAACGAATCTGTTTCAACTGCCGGAGACTATTATACCGTTCTGCGTAATTCCTTTAGGATACCCTACTCAAAATCATGAACCTAAAAACAAATGGAACCCCGAAAACGTTCACTGGAACAAATGGTAA
- a CDS encoding NAD(P)-dependent oxidoreductase, with protein MKKVVIIGASGFIGSAILNEALNRGIQVTAVVRDPEKIKITNPNLTIVKADVSSPEKVTQITKGFDAVISAFNPGWTNPNIYEETLKTYPAILEGVKKAGVKRLLIVGGAGTLFVSPGLRVIDSGAIPQEIIGGVKSLGEFYLNILMKERNIDWVFFSPAGSIEPGERTGKYRLGKNDLILNDKGESRISVQDYAKAMIDELDVPKHYQERFTIGY; from the coding sequence ATGAAAAAAGTAGTAATTATCGGAGCAAGCGGATTTATTGGTTCCGCAATCCTAAATGAAGCATTAAACAGAGGTATTCAAGTAACTGCTGTTGTTCGTGATCCTGAAAAAATCAAAATCACAAATCCTAATCTGACAATCGTAAAAGCAGACGTTTCGTCACCGGAAAAAGTTACGCAAATAACAAAGGGTTTTGATGCGGTAATCAGCGCTTTCAATCCCGGATGGACAAATCCTAACATTTACGAAGAAACACTAAAAACTTACCCTGCTATTTTAGAGGGAGTTAAAAAAGCCGGAGTAAAGCGTTTATTAATTGTCGGCGGCGCAGGTACATTATTCGTATCACCCGGGCTTCGTGTGATTGATTCGGGAGCAATTCCGCAGGAAATTATTGGAGGAGTAAAATCGCTCGGAGAGTTTTATCTTAATATCTTAATGAAAGAGAGAAACATTGATTGGGTATTTTTCTCTCCAGCAGGGAGCATTGAACCGGGTGAGCGTACCGGTAAGTATCGTTTGGGTAAAAATGATTTAATTCTGAATGATAAGGGCGAAAGCAGGATTTCCGTTCAGGATTATGCAAAAGCAATGATTGATGAATTGGACGTTCCGAAACATTATCAAGAGCGATTTACTATTGGTTATTAA
- a CDS encoding winged helix DNA-binding domain-containing protein: MNDSDILKIRLHNQLLDGYSLKEPEEIVSWMGAMQAQALDIAKWALGARLENSSVKTIEDALTDGKIIRTHILRPTWHFVAAEDIHWMRKLSVEKLRAVYISYGKSWGADEDLILKTRLAVTNILEKHDYLYKQEIDEHLKAIGHDVDPHTLSHALSHSELEGIICNGKISGQNHSYALLEKRVLNAKVFIKEEALKQLAFKYFSSHGPATLQDFIWWSGLTATEAKAGLESVKNHFISEKINEKIFWMKPDIQIPENKKPSALLLPPFDEFVVSYKDRSEIIEKEHHSKVMTKNGIFSPTIMLNGEIIGSWKKIKKKNKVQVELKFFEKTNKKTVDLYKNEIKRVEEFYAIQE; the protein is encoded by the coding sequence ATGAATGATTCTGATATATTAAAAATACGTTTACATAATCAACTACTTGACGGATATTCTTTAAAAGAGCCGGAAGAAATTGTTTCCTGGATGGGTGCTATGCAGGCGCAAGCTCTTGACATTGCAAAATGGGCTTTAGGAGCACGACTTGAAAACTCTTCCGTAAAAACTATTGAAGATGCTTTAACCGACGGGAAGATTATAAGAACTCATATTCTACGCCCAACATGGCATTTTGTTGCTGCAGAAGATATTCATTGGATGAGAAAGCTTTCGGTTGAAAAGCTAAGGGCAGTTTATATTTCTTACGGAAAATCATGGGGCGCAGATGAGGATTTAATTTTGAAAACCAGGTTGGCTGTTACTAATATCTTGGAAAAACACGATTATCTTTACAAACAGGAAATAGACGAACATTTAAAAGCTATAGGACACGATGTAGACCCTCATACTCTTTCACATGCACTATCGCACTCAGAGTTGGAAGGCATTATTTGCAACGGTAAAATCAGCGGACAAAATCATTCGTATGCACTCTTAGAAAAACGTGTTCTTAATGCTAAAGTTTTTATTAAAGAAGAAGCTTTGAAACAATTGGCTTTCAAATATTTTTCGAGTCACGGACCTGCAACATTGCAGGATTTTATCTGGTGGTCCGGATTAACCGCAACGGAAGCAAAAGCCGGATTAGAATCGGTAAAAAATCATTTCATTTCGGAAAAAATAAACGAAAAAATATTTTGGATGAAGCCCGATATCCAGATTCCGGAAAATAAAAAACCTTCCGCGTTACTTCTTCCTCCTTTTGATGAGTTTGTTGTCAGTTACAAAGATCGTTCGGAAATAATTGAAAAAGAACATCACAGCAAAGTCATGACAAAAAATGGAATTTTTTCTCCGACAATTATGCTTAACGGAGAAATAATCGGTTCATGGAAAAAAATCAAAAAGAAAAACAAAGTACAGGTTGAACTAAAGTTTTTTGAAAAGACAAATAAGAAAACTGTAGATTTATATAAGAATGAAATAAAGCGAGTTGAAGAGTTTTACGCGATTCAGGAATAA
- a CDS encoding glutathione peroxidase, producing MQQTIYDFVVKDNQNKDFSFEQLRDKVLLIVNTASKCGFTPQYKDLEALYKKYKDKGLVVIGFPCDQFGHQEPGTDTDILTFCEVNFGVTFPLMKKIKVNGKEAIPLYKFLKKKTGNFLFSGIKWNFTKFLVSRDGKTIKRYAPTAKPDSFENEIIKLLKTR from the coding sequence ATGCAACAAACTATCTATGATTTTGTCGTAAAAGACAATCAAAACAAGGATTTTTCTTTTGAACAACTACGTGATAAAGTTTTACTTATTGTTAATACTGCCAGCAAATGCGGATTTACTCCTCAATACAAAGATTTGGAAGCTTTATATAAAAAATATAAAGATAAAGGATTAGTGGTAATCGGCTTTCCTTGTGATCAGTTCGGACATCAGGAACCCGGCACGGATACAGATATATTAACTTTCTGCGAAGTTAATTTCGGAGTAACTTTTCCTTTGATGAAAAAAATAAAAGTAAACGGAAAAGAAGCCATTCCTCTTTACAAGTTTCTAAAAAAGAAAACCGGTAACTTTCTCTTTTCGGGAATTAAGTGGAATTTCACTAAGTTTTTAGTTTCTCGCGACGGTAAAACAATTAAGCGTTATGCTCCAACTGCAAAACCCGATTCGTTTGAGAACGAAATTATAAAACTACTGAAAACCAGATAA